In Rouxiella sp. WC2420, the following proteins share a genomic window:
- a CDS encoding Rrf2 family transcriptional regulator, with amino-acid sequence MKLNQFTDLGLRTLIYLTQPNRETPFTIGEMASELNVSANHLVKVVHFLARQGWVNTTRGRNGGIILAKDMLEYQLGTVIRILEERADNSNELVNCHSPECVLIRHCQLKSLLHSAMLNFFEYLNQYTLADAVNNPQSLSALWRIDSLDFPGRSL; translated from the coding sequence ATGAAACTTAATCAATTTACCGATCTTGGCTTAAGAACACTTATCTATCTGACCCAACCAAATCGAGAGACGCCGTTTACCATTGGAGAAATGGCGAGCGAGTTGAATGTCTCTGCCAATCACCTGGTAAAAGTGGTGCATTTTTTGGCAAGGCAAGGTTGGGTAAACACGACTCGCGGACGAAATGGCGGGATCATATTAGCCAAAGACATGCTTGAATATCAGTTAGGTACCGTTATAAGAATTCTAGAGGAGCGGGCAGATAACTCGAATGAACTGGTTAATTGTCACAGCCCGGAATGTGTACTGATTAGACATTGTCAGTTGAAATCGCTGTTACATAGCGCGATGCTCAACTTTTTTGAGTATCTGAATCAATATACACTTGCTGACGCGGTAAATAATCCACAGTCACTGAGCGCACTTTGGCGCATTGATTCTTTGGATTTTCCAGGGCGCTCACTTTAA
- the hmpA gene encoding NO-inducible flavohemoprotein codes for MLNNQQKELVKATVPVLRQNGVALTDYFYHRMLNNNPELKETFNMGNQRSGAQAKALAGAVLAYAENIDDPSVLAPVIELVCNKHVSLNIQAPDYAIVGENLLHSISEVLNISMEDELISAWSAAYQQLADLFIATEKNLYDQHQKTRGSWLGWRQFVVDKKVKENDEITSFYLIPKDNQSLPTYEAGQYITVRVTVPELGIKQPRQYSLSDAPGGKYLRISVKHEQARIAGQDAGYVSSTLHTWIKPGDVIEASAPTGNFYLLNPQCNNVLISAGIGLTPMLAMLKQLTAENSSCEDKQEIAHISDIDEGNKSIYFLHAARSSKAQALRDEISFLANKNKNLKTFIAFENIEQNDVLGKDYHLEGRLNLKQVPESYLPKDADYYLCGPLPFMRQQNNSLLELGIPQERIHSEAFGTGGVSL; via the coding sequence GTGTTAAATAATCAACAAAAAGAATTGGTTAAAGCGACAGTTCCTGTATTGCGTCAAAACGGCGTGGCTCTTACCGACTACTTTTACCACCGTATGCTCAACAACAATCCCGAGCTAAAAGAAACTTTCAATATGGGAAACCAGCGCTCTGGAGCGCAGGCAAAAGCGCTCGCAGGGGCAGTTTTAGCCTACGCCGAGAACATTGATGATCCGTCAGTGTTGGCACCAGTAATAGAATTGGTATGCAATAAACATGTGAGCTTGAATATTCAGGCTCCTGACTACGCGATTGTTGGTGAAAATCTGCTGCATTCGATCAGTGAAGTCCTCAATATTTCTATGGAAGATGAGCTGATTTCTGCCTGGTCGGCGGCTTATCAACAGCTTGCAGACCTGTTTATTGCGACTGAAAAGAACCTCTACGATCAACATCAAAAAACTCGCGGCAGCTGGCTCGGCTGGCGTCAGTTTGTGGTCGATAAAAAAGTGAAAGAGAATGATGAAATCACCTCTTTTTACCTGATTCCCAAGGATAATCAGTCACTGCCAACCTATGAAGCAGGGCAATACATCACAGTGCGGGTCACCGTACCTGAACTGGGGATAAAACAGCCGCGACAGTACAGTTTGTCTGATGCTCCGGGAGGTAAATATCTGCGTATCTCTGTCAAGCACGAGCAGGCGCGGATTGCGGGACAAGATGCGGGATATGTCTCTTCAACGCTGCATACATGGATAAAGCCGGGGGATGTTATTGAAGCCAGTGCCCCAACGGGCAACTTCTATCTGCTTAATCCTCAGTGCAATAACGTGCTGATTAGCGCAGGTATTGGCTTAACCCCGATGTTAGCAATGCTAAAGCAGCTAACTGCAGAAAATTCGAGTTGCGAAGATAAGCAAGAAATTGCACATATTTCTGATATTGATGAAGGTAATAAGTCGATCTACTTTCTTCATGCGGCACGCAGTTCAAAAGCGCAGGCGCTACGCGATGAAATATCTTTTCTTGCCAACAAAAACAAAAACTTAAAAACATTTATTGCTTTCGAAAATATTGAGCAGAATGATGTTTTAGGCAAGGATTATCATCTTGAAGGCAGGTTGAATCTAAAACAGGTTCCTGAGAGCTATCTGCCAAAGGATGCCGACTATTACCTTTGTGGCCCTCTGCCCTTTATGAGACAGCAAAATAATTCATTGTTAGAATTAGGTATTCCTCAAGAGAGGATCCATAGCGAGGCCTTTGGCACAGGCGGGGTTTCGCTATAA
- a CDS encoding LysR family transcriptional regulator, with amino-acid sequence MNHTSLKIFEVVAEEMSIIKAAKRLGRVQSNITTRIQQLEQELDVQLFIRESKKLKLSPQGKQFLVYTKKLLSLAEEARQSLHPQQPGGIFSIGSMECTAASRLSAPLATFSRTCPEVKLNLTMMPTRQLTERVQQSELDCALVALPVIAGKSVQCPEDLHNLPLFVENLTLLLPASMSHVNKLEDITVGRLAAFKEGCTYRDLARKLLEKASAQGGGIQIQDVASYHSMMACVASGTYICLLPESVVDLLQLPEGLKRIDAGSAVTHLIWRKDFASPALEQLCRIMHETSNLDGAQQQALG; translated from the coding sequence ATGAATCACACTTCATTAAAAATCTTCGAAGTTGTAGCTGAAGAGATGAGTATCATAAAGGCCGCGAAGCGCCTCGGACGAGTCCAGTCGAATATAACCACGCGTATTCAGCAGCTTGAGCAAGAACTTGATGTGCAACTGTTTATCCGTGAAAGCAAAAAACTCAAGCTCTCACCCCAGGGAAAACAGTTTTTGGTGTATACCAAAAAGTTGCTCAGCCTGGCTGAAGAAGCCCGCCAGTCGCTACATCCGCAGCAACCCGGCGGCATATTTTCCATAGGATCGATGGAATGCACGGCGGCTAGTCGCCTTTCTGCACCATTGGCAACATTCAGTCGCACTTGCCCAGAGGTAAAACTTAACCTAACGATGATGCCAACTCGTCAATTAACCGAGCGCGTTCAGCAATCTGAGTTGGACTGTGCACTGGTCGCACTGCCGGTTATTGCTGGTAAAAGTGTACAATGTCCTGAAGATTTGCATAACTTGCCGCTATTTGTTGAAAATCTCACTCTGCTTTTACCTGCCAGCATGAGTCATGTAAACAAACTTGAAGACATTACAGTTGGCAGATTGGCTGCCTTTAAGGAAGGCTGCACCTATCGCGATTTAGCCAGGAAGCTTCTAGAAAAAGCTTCAGCGCAAGGCGGCGGCATCCAAATTCAGGATGTAGCCTCTTACCATTCAATGATGGCGTGTGTCGCATCAGGGACTTATATCTGCCTATTGCCAGAAAGCGTGGTCGATTTGCTACAACTGCCAGAAGGATTAAAAAGAATTGATGCAGGATCCGCTGTCACACATCTGATTTGGAGGAAAGATTTTGCCTCTCCGGCGCTGGAACAGCTGTGTCGAATTATGCATGAAACTTCCAATCTTGATGGCGCTCAGCAGCAGGCGCTGGGTTAA
- a CDS encoding NAD(P)H-dependent flavin oxidoreductase — MKNSLCELLNLQYPIIQAPMAGVSTPELAAAVSNAGALGSISIGAANPEQAELMIQKTLALSSGPVNVNVFCHQAVQRDEQLEKAWIKQFHELFVQYDAQLPGELEEIYATFHNNSLLLDILLNIRPAAVSFHFGIPASVVINLLKQKGIITLATATSIDEAKEIEASGIDFIVAQGIEAGGHRGIFDPMQADSMLSTFTLVQAIKHHCRKPVIAAGGIMNGAGIAAMLALGAEGAQLGTAFVLCPESSANSAYREALKSKQAANTVLTSAISGRPARCIENAFCTYARDFAKHTIPSYPLTYALGKALASAAAAKGDHGFGAQWAGQGAQLAREMSAQDLVLTLVDEMHAARN, encoded by the coding sequence ATGAAAAACTCTTTATGCGAATTACTCAACCTGCAATATCCCATTATTCAAGCGCCAATGGCTGGTGTTTCAACCCCCGAACTTGCTGCCGCAGTGTCTAATGCGGGGGCTTTGGGATCGATCAGTATCGGTGCCGCCAACCCCGAACAGGCCGAGCTGATGATTCAAAAGACGCTCGCACTGAGTTCTGGGCCAGTTAACGTTAACGTTTTTTGCCATCAGGCAGTACAGCGCGATGAACAGCTCGAAAAGGCGTGGATAAAGCAGTTTCATGAGTTGTTTGTGCAATATGATGCTCAACTCCCTGGCGAGCTGGAAGAGATTTACGCCACCTTTCATAACAACAGTCTGCTACTCGACATTTTGTTAAACATTCGGCCGGCTGCGGTAAGCTTTCACTTTGGCATACCGGCTTCTGTAGTAATCAATTTACTGAAGCAAAAGGGAATTATTACGCTGGCGACGGCGACGAGCATCGATGAGGCCAAAGAAATCGAAGCCAGCGGTATCGATTTTATCGTAGCGCAGGGTATCGAAGCTGGAGGGCATCGGGGCATATTTGACCCGATGCAGGCGGATAGTATGCTCAGCACCTTTACCTTGGTACAGGCGATTAAGCACCACTGTCGAAAACCGGTGATTGCCGCAGGGGGAATAATGAATGGGGCAGGGATCGCGGCGATGTTAGCTCTAGGCGCGGAGGGCGCACAGTTGGGAACCGCATTTGTTCTGTGCCCCGAATCCTCGGCCAATAGCGCTTATCGTGAGGCTCTAAAAAGTAAACAGGCCGCCAATACGGTGTTAACTTCTGCAATATCTGGCCGACCTGCGCGCTGTATCGAAAACGCTTTTTGCACCTATGCGCGTGACTTTGCCAAACATACCATTCCTTCTTATCCTCTGACTTATGCACTTGGAAAAGCATTGGCCAGTGCGGCAGCAGCGAAAGGAGATCATGGTTTTGGAGCCCAGTGGGCCGGGCAAGGTGCTCAACTGGCTCGCGAAATGAGTGCACAAGATTTAGTGTTAACACTGGTCGATGAGATGCACGCCGCGCGAAACTAA
- a CDS encoding TetR family transcriptional regulator, protein MTQRLTPRVSSRKTPQQARSTELVATILEAASRVLEKEGAAKFTTARVAERAGVSIGSLYQYFPNKAAILFRLQSDEWQQTATMLSSILQNRKKSPPERLRELVQVFIQSECEEALMRTALNDAAPLYRDAPEALEIKAGAEKIFDDFMREALPDVGSEKRKLAGELISKTLGAVGKDFSESFRTAEEINAYAQAMADMFCAYLAVTENSAA, encoded by the coding sequence ATGACCCAACGCCTAACCCCAAGAGTTTCCTCGAGAAAAACGCCTCAACAGGCGCGGTCTACCGAATTGGTAGCAACGATACTTGAAGCAGCCAGTCGTGTTTTAGAGAAGGAAGGCGCGGCGAAATTCACCACTGCGCGAGTAGCAGAAAGGGCCGGTGTCAGTATTGGTTCTCTTTACCAATATTTTCCCAATAAAGCGGCAATCTTGTTTCGTCTACAAAGCGATGAGTGGCAGCAAACCGCCACTATGCTGAGCAGTATTTTGCAAAACAGAAAAAAGTCGCCGCCAGAAAGGTTGCGCGAGTTGGTACAGGTTTTTATTCAGTCGGAATGTGAAGAAGCATTGATGCGTACCGCGCTCAATGATGCTGCGCCGCTTTACCGTGATGCGCCTGAAGCACTTGAGATCAAGGCCGGTGCAGAAAAGATCTTTGACGATTTTATGCGTGAGGCGCTTCCCGACGTCGGGTCAGAAAAGCGGAAATTAGCAGGAGAATTGATTTCCAAAACTTTGGGCGCTGTGGGGAAAGACTTTTCCGAAAGCTTTCGAACTGCCGAGGAAATCAACGCCTATGCCCAAGCTATGGCAGACATGTTTTGTGCCTATCTTGCGGTAACGGAAAACTCTGCCGCTTAG
- a CDS encoding O-methyltransferase: protein MSTLTTAPLVPLLEHLFKQAEEATNPVFNSVSEQERLRLMQSKTEYLDLYGQLKDLWLPVSRETGSLLYLLARSLKAQTIVEFGTSFGISTLHLAAALRDNGGGRLISSEFEPSKVKRARQHMIEGGVGDLVEIRAGDALQTLAFDMPENIDLLVLDGAKALYPEILALLESRLRPGAIIVADDADYSPEYLAYIRSTSNGYVSVPFGGDVEVTLRLG from the coding sequence ATGAGTACATTAACTACTGCGCCACTTGTGCCTCTTCTTGAGCATTTATTTAAACAAGCTGAAGAGGCGACTAACCCGGTTTTTAACTCGGTTTCAGAGCAGGAACGTCTGCGATTGATGCAAAGTAAAACGGAGTATCTCGACCTTTATGGCCAGCTTAAGGACCTGTGGTTGCCCGTTTCTCGTGAGACCGGTTCTTTGCTGTATCTATTGGCGCGAAGCTTAAAGGCGCAAACTATCGTTGAATTTGGCACTTCGTTTGGAATTTCTACCCTGCATCTGGCAGCGGCGTTGCGTGATAACGGCGGCGGTCGTCTTATCTCCAGCGAATTTGAACCGTCTAAAGTTAAGCGTGCGCGCCAGCATATGATTGAGGGCGGGGTAGGAGATTTGGTGGAAATCCGCGCAGGGGATGCTTTGCAGACACTCGCTTTTGATATGCCTGAAAATATTGATTTACTGGTGCTCGACGGTGCCAAGGCCCTGTATCCAGAGATTCTGGCTTTACTGGAGAGTCGGCTCAGACCAGGAGCAATCATTGTTGCTGATGATGCCGATTACAGCCCTGAGTATCTGGCCTATATTCGTTCGACCAGCAATGGCTATGTTTCAGTACCTTTCGGCGGGGATGTTGAAGTGACATTGCGACTGGGATGA
- a CDS encoding diguanylate phosphodiesterase: MLSTIIYRSHLCDNVSVEILAGLAADANVRNQLFDVTGILLFNGSHFFQLLEGPEEAVNKIYDNICSDNRHNNLVELMRDYAPERRFGNVGMELFDLSQYAQETVLEAVLKKGTSKYQLTYDDRALQFLCTFVEAREQENYLEIPPADSWSFVADETPEPAIEFSQASMEDYSFAFQPIVDPLTREVISLEAKLCNLEGSSAHNYFSCLSPEKVYQADLDSKKLAFALAGKLGIGRKTLSIKLLPMSLVRVPEAVDFLIEQIKANGLVPEQIVVAVTETEVITQVEEFASAIRKLKASGISLAIDDFGAGSAGLLLLAQIQPEKIIIDRNIISDVHKNGPKQAIVQAIIKCCSSLEISVIAAGVERPEEWMWLEAAGVLNFQGDLFAKPRLNGIPAVAWPETEL, from the coding sequence ATGTTGTCAACAATCATTTATCGTAGCCATCTCTGCGATAACGTTTCGGTAGAAATTTTGGCTGGTTTAGCCGCTGACGCCAATGTCAGGAATCAGCTCTTTGACGTTACAGGCATTCTGCTTTTCAACGGAAGCCACTTTTTTCAGTTGCTTGAAGGGCCTGAAGAAGCTGTTAACAAGATTTACGATAATATTTGTTCAGATAACAGGCATAACAATCTGGTCGAGCTGATGCGCGATTACGCACCCGAACGGCGTTTTGGAAACGTCGGGATGGAGCTTTTTGATCTCAGCCAATACGCCCAGGAAACAGTTCTCGAGGCGGTGCTGAAAAAAGGCACCTCCAAGTATCAGCTTACCTATGACGACCGAGCACTTCAGTTTCTCTGCACCTTCGTTGAAGCAAGAGAGCAGGAAAACTATCTCGAAATCCCGCCTGCTGACAGCTGGTCATTTGTTGCAGATGAGACTCCAGAACCGGCAATTGAGTTCAGCCAGGCGAGTATGGAAGATTACAGTTTTGCTTTTCAGCCGATTGTTGACCCACTGACTCGTGAAGTCATTTCGCTGGAAGCCAAGCTTTGCAACCTGGAAGGCAGTTCTGCGCACAATTATTTTTCTTGTCTGTCGCCTGAAAAAGTTTATCAGGCCGATTTGGACTCCAAAAAACTGGCATTCGCTCTCGCCGGCAAGTTAGGGATTGGCAGGAAAACGCTTTCTATAAAACTATTGCCGATGTCATTGGTTAGGGTACCCGAGGCCGTTGATTTCCTGATTGAGCAAATCAAAGCAAATGGCCTGGTCCCGGAACAAATAGTGGTCGCGGTCACAGAGACCGAGGTCATTACGCAGGTTGAGGAATTTGCTTCAGCCATCAGGAAACTCAAGGCATCGGGAATAAGTCTGGCCATAGACGATTTCGGGGCAGGCTCTGCGGGTTTGCTGTTGCTGGCTCAAATTCAGCCCGAAAAAATCATTATCGATCGCAACATCATTAGCGACGTGCATAAAAATGGTCCGAAACAGGCGATCGTTCAAGCAATCATCAAATGTTGTTCTTCACTCGAAATATCAGTGATTGCAGCTGGCGTTGAGAGGCCTGAAGAGTGGATGTGGCTTGAAGCCGCAGGAGTGCTTAACTTCCAGGGTGATTTGTTTGCAAAACCTCGGCTCAATGGCATTCCGGCAGTTGCCTGGCCGGAAACAGAACTATAG
- a CDS encoding MFS transporter: MTENHATRSKLLQFYAFLALVYVSDIVVLVGIIWNTYKITASSWFLGVVLSISIITPYLLRKIFPKANLLHLNLKQLFLFRIFIYALILLVSRTPFSESYLGITLLIIFYGVLTLSTQSAFEARNTQLVINKSITSGNASRIMQTVMQAGAFVGSLVSGLLSAKYPLAMTLLFISLFDITLSLIALTLLWNHKDKERVTSDINTFAHKSIEQFKASSDQIALFFTNGLIGLHIAAFNVLTPIFFQSLNHWSSQQFGIAAGISGLGALSAALLKQGRFSFLLCSILLVIGDTIFCLVQIRPISLAACFFIGFSLNTIRIGNRVKMIDSVRDDKDAHPVAAQSATYFSAFQAIGPLVMGFLLTNTFFGLGASKWMLPVAALLIFASIVIQGSLIPNRVTKPDI; encoded by the coding sequence ATGACAGAAAATCATGCTACCAGATCGAAACTATTGCAATTTTACGCTTTTTTAGCATTGGTGTACGTGAGTGATATCGTCGTTTTAGTTGGCATAATTTGGAATACTTATAAAATAACCGCCTCTTCGTGGTTCCTTGGCGTTGTTCTCTCTATCAGTATTATTACTCCCTATCTGCTGAGGAAGATTTTTCCAAAAGCCAACCTTTTGCATCTGAATTTGAAACAATTATTTTTATTTCGCATTTTTATCTATGCATTAATACTTTTAGTGTCAAGAACGCCATTCTCTGAGAGTTACTTAGGTATTACTCTTTTGATTATATTCTATGGGGTACTAACCCTATCAACCCAGAGTGCATTTGAAGCAAGAAATACTCAATTAGTAATTAATAAATCGATTACTTCCGGGAATGCTTCAAGGATCATGCAAACGGTAATGCAAGCTGGGGCTTTTGTCGGTTCTTTAGTAAGTGGTTTGCTTTCTGCAAAGTATCCTTTGGCGATGACCCTGCTTTTTATCAGCCTCTTTGATATCACCTTGAGCTTAATTGCGTTAACTTTACTTTGGAATCATAAAGATAAAGAAAGAGTCACTTCAGATATCAACACATTTGCACACAAATCCATTGAACAATTCAAGGCTTCCAGTGATCAGATTGCGCTATTTTTTACTAATGGTCTGATCGGTTTGCATATTGCGGCATTCAACGTCTTAACCCCCATATTCTTTCAGAGTTTAAATCATTGGAGTAGTCAACAATTTGGAATAGCTGCCGGTATTTCGGGGTTGGGGGCATTGAGTGCTGCATTGTTGAAACAGGGAAGATTTTCATTTCTCCTCTGTTCAATCCTGTTAGTTATAGGCGATACAATTTTTTGTTTAGTACAAATAAGACCCATTAGCTTAGCGGCCTGCTTCTTTATCGGCTTTTCATTAAACACAATTCGAATCGGCAATCGTGTCAAAATGATAGATTCAGTACGAGACGATAAAGACGCCCATCCTGTTGCAGCCCAGAGTGCTACTTACTTTTCAGCCTTTCAGGCCATTGGCCCCTTGGTCATGGGATTTTTGTTAACCAATACTTTTTTCGGACTGGGAGCTTCAAAGTGGATGTTACCCGTGGCTGCGCTGCTGATTTTTGCATCGATAGTCATTCAAGGCTCGCTTATCCCCAACAGAGTGACTAAGCCTGATATTTAG
- a CDS encoding glyoxalase superfamily protein codes for MQNIELLHSELNNKHYGYGRTDIVQQGWGNVLEVYDPFGNRIRFCQY; via the coding sequence ATGCAAAATATCGAGCTGCTACACAGCGAGCTTAACAATAAGCACTATGGCTATGGACGCACGGACATTGTTCAGCAAGGCTGGGGAAATGTGCTGGAAGTTTATGATCCTTTCGGCAATCGTATCCGATTTTGCCAATACTAA
- a CDS encoding GMC family oxidoreductase, producing the protein MEYKRPKADVVIVGLGWAGSVMAEELTRAGLNVVAIERGAWRETSADFPTTTDPDELRYSVRKEILQPASVETYTFRNNSNQTALPGREWNNWTLGMNVGGAGTHWAAASWRFLPYDLAVASHVEQRYGKKQLVDGLIVQDFGVTYDELEPFYDRFEKIAGTSGTAGVINGVKQPGGNPFEGSRSSPYPTPSLVRSRWNDIFAEKTTQMGFHPFPVPAGTIGAAYKNALDIELAPCTYCGYCQLYGCGNWSKSSPNACVMPALMQRKNFTMLTECEVLRIEKSPDGKTASGATFIDSDGNYGFQPADIVVITAYQLDNVRLLMLSKFGKMYDPKTGEGTLGRAFNFQTLSYAFLNLENEFFNPFMNTGALATQIDDFNGDNFDHTGLGFIGGAGIQALSNTGLPISLSDQIPQGHRQWGSSWKKDFQEGYQNWAMVQGQGTSYSHRDQFLDLDPTYKDRHGQPLLRMTYDYNLNDRRSGAYIRDRCREIAEAVGGKNIRALNFADDHYSPYRPFDSSHTMGGAVMGLDPKTSVLNRYQQHWDAHNLFVSGASSFPNNGGYNPTISIGALTLRTARAIIERYVKNPGSLV; encoded by the coding sequence ATGGAATATAAAAGACCTAAAGCAGATGTGGTTATTGTCGGACTTGGCTGGGCTGGCTCGGTAATGGCTGAAGAGTTGACGCGCGCAGGACTGAATGTGGTCGCTATTGAACGTGGAGCCTGGCGCGAAACCAGCGCCGATTTTCCCACAACTACCGATCCGGATGAATTAAGATATTCTGTACGCAAAGAGATCCTTCAACCCGCCTCGGTTGAAACTTATACCTTTCGCAATAATAGCAATCAAACGGCCCTTCCAGGGCGTGAATGGAATAACTGGACGCTAGGGATGAACGTTGGCGGCGCTGGAACTCACTGGGCGGCCGCTTCGTGGCGTTTCCTGCCTTATGATTTGGCCGTTGCAAGCCACGTTGAGCAACGTTATGGAAAAAAGCAGCTGGTAGACGGGCTTATTGTTCAAGACTTTGGCGTGACCTACGATGAGCTGGAACCTTTTTACGACCGTTTCGAGAAAATAGCAGGAACTTCCGGTACTGCAGGCGTCATCAATGGCGTCAAACAGCCCGGCGGGAATCCGTTCGAAGGCAGTCGCAGCAGCCCTTATCCCACCCCTTCATTGGTTCGTTCACGCTGGAATGATATTTTCGCTGAAAAAACCACCCAAATGGGATTCCACCCTTTTCCTGTTCCAGCAGGAACTATCGGCGCAGCCTATAAAAATGCCTTAGACATCGAGCTGGCACCTTGCACCTACTGCGGTTACTGCCAACTTTATGGTTGTGGCAACTGGTCGAAATCCTCCCCTAACGCCTGTGTAATGCCAGCTTTGATGCAGCGTAAGAATTTCACCATGCTCACCGAATGTGAAGTTTTGCGCATTGAAAAAAGCCCGGATGGTAAAACGGCTTCTGGCGCGACTTTTATTGATTCTGATGGCAACTATGGATTCCAACCTGCTGATATCGTTGTAATCACAGCATATCAACTGGATAACGTGCGATTACTGATGTTGTCGAAATTCGGGAAAATGTACGATCCTAAAACCGGTGAAGGCACTTTAGGTCGGGCATTTAATTTCCAGACACTTTCCTATGCGTTTCTGAATCTTGAAAATGAATTTTTCAATCCGTTTATGAATACCGGCGCATTGGCAACCCAGATTGACGATTTTAACGGCGACAATTTCGACCACACAGGCCTTGGTTTTATCGGTGGTGCCGGTATTCAGGCGCTTTCCAATACCGGCTTGCCAATAAGCCTTTCCGACCAAATCCCGCAAGGGCATCGTCAGTGGGGATCAAGCTGGAAAAAAGATTTTCAGGAAGGTTATCAAAACTGGGCCATGGTCCAGGGTCAGGGAACCAGCTATTCGCATCGCGATCAGTTCCTGGACCTTGACCCGACCTACAAAGACCGCCACGGCCAGCCGTTATTGCGCATGACTTACGATTACAATCTTAACGACCGACGCTCAGGCGCCTATATTCGGGATCGCTGCCGTGAAATTGCCGAGGCCGTTGGGGGCAAAAACATTCGTGCGCTGAATTTTGCTGACGATCATTATTCGCCATATCGCCCTTTTGACAGCTCGCATACGATGGGTGGCGCGGTGATGGGCCTCGATCCCAAAACTTCGGTGCTCAACCGTTATCAGCAGCATTGGGATGCACATAATCTGTTCGTTTCTGGCGCTTCCTCTTTCCCAAACAACGGCGGCTACAACCCAACCATTTCCATTGGTGCGCTAACTCTCCGTACTGCCCGAGCCATCATCGAACGTTACGTTAAAAACCCCGGTTCGCTGGTTTAA
- a CDS encoding gluconate 2-dehydrogenase subunit 3 family protein: protein MNRRKVLKGGMVLIASATVASVFRPAGAAVKVFTGGQQWNSPPGRLPQIIDDSKLVFFTPREADLLKAVYDRLIPADELSVSASQAGCVTFTDNQLIGPFGSAQNRYKLGPLVQGTPEQGIQDIITPAEIYRKGLAAMDSHCQKTTGKAFLDLSDEEKDNYLEKMESGSFDYGEFNGSKLFSLMLTNVKEGFLADPIYGGNKNMAGWKMIGFPGARYDYRDYINIKGKRVELEPISLIMI, encoded by the coding sequence GTGAATCGTAGAAAAGTGCTTAAAGGCGGAATGGTACTGATTGCCAGTGCCACTGTTGCATCCGTTTTCAGACCCGCAGGCGCAGCTGTAAAAGTGTTTACCGGCGGCCAACAGTGGAATTCCCCCCCTGGCCGCCTACCGCAAATAATTGATGACAGCAAATTAGTCTTCTTTACTCCGCGCGAGGCCGATCTTCTTAAAGCAGTTTATGACCGCCTGATCCCGGCCGATGAACTGTCAGTCAGTGCTTCTCAGGCAGGTTGTGTCACCTTTACTGACAATCAGTTAATTGGACCATTTGGTTCGGCACAAAACCGCTACAAGTTAGGTCCCTTGGTTCAAGGTACGCCGGAACAAGGAATACAAGACATCATTACTCCAGCAGAGATTTATCGGAAGGGTTTGGCTGCAATGGATAGTCATTGTCAGAAAACGACAGGTAAGGCCTTTTTAGATCTCAGCGACGAGGAAAAGGATAACTATCTGGAAAAAATGGAATCAGGCAGTTTTGATTATGGTGAATTTAATGGCAGTAAATTGTTCAGTTTAATGCTGACAAACGTCAAAGAAGGCTTCCTGGCTGACCCTATATATGGTGGAAATAAAAATATGGCAGGCTGGAAAATGATTGGCTTCCCTGGCGCACGTTACGATTACCGCGATTATATAAATATTAAAGGAAAAAGAGTCGAACTAGAGCCAATTAGCCTAATCATGATTTGA